The Esox lucius isolate fEsoLuc1 chromosome 20, fEsoLuc1.pri, whole genome shotgun sequence region CTTTCAATGTGTTCTGTCCTGTGATTTTGGGCCTCAGAATAGTTTTCTGTTATGCTGCCAGAGATCCATATCTCTTATCGACGTTTCAGGAAGATTCCGCTTATCCTTGGTGTTGGCAAGTGTACCGGGTATTCATTGTAAAGCTAAATTTAAAAGATTGAAAAGCATTAAACTGTTTAAAACAAACTGCTTTATCACCCCAGTAGACTAACAGTATTAAGATGAGCACTGATGTTTGTACTTAAAACAGAAGAGTGGAAACTTGAAGGATGAAAGAAAATTTAACCAAAATCCTTTGATTGTGATATAAGGTCATATATCAGTGCAAAACTAAGTAACTGGGCAAGAATGGCCTTGATCAGAGAGGTgtagtttctctgcagagatgggagaacctgccataagaacaaccatctctgcagcactccatcaatcaggcctttatagTAGAGTGGCTATATGGACACTACAGCTGAGTATAAGGCATATGACATTCcttgagagcatgaggaaaaacatTCAATGGGCTGACGAGACATGGCTTATACAATCTCACAGCTGGGACTGGGTAATTTGTCAGAAAGGAGGGAATGATGAACAGAATGAAATatagagaggtccttgaagaaacctgatccagagcgcaCAGGACCTAATACTACATCTTACAGTATGGCAACAACTaagtctgtgaatgtgtttgaGTGGCCCAATCAAAGCTTGGACTGGGACCCCATTTAACAGCTGTGCCACTCCCTATACAATCTCACAAAGCTTGACAGGATCTGAAAGGAAGAATTTTGAAATTGCCCAAATCCAAATTGCCCAAACTGGTTGAGGCACAGCCAAGATAATGGGATCACTGCTGGGATCACTGCCAAAGTTGATTTTAAGATATTTCAACtttgtatttgaaaaaaaatgctaatatttTAGTTTGTCACTATGATGTAATCAAATAGAAATAaagtccataacacaacaaaatgggtataaaaatgtatgaccacatgcacacacagcttACTTTTTTAATGAGCTACTCCTGCATGGTGAGACCATCCAGAAGATAAAACAGCAGTTACAGtcctgtgttgttttgtccctGGATGATTAAACCCTGGCCAGCACAGCACACCTTGTCTGCCTCTAAACATCTGTTGGATGTCTGTAACCCCAACATTTCCCACATGTCACTAGGACTCAAGCTATGGTAGATTCATATTTGATTGTAGTGTATGCTGGCTTTGGAATCCcagattaaaaataaatactgtttaGTGTGCTTTTTGCAATATACTACAAAATATAACCTtttagttaatgtgcaatattgCCAGTTTTGAAAGTTTTGAACACTTTTTTAGACAGTTTGTAAAAGACCTGGTGTGAAAAGATCTAATGTGATtgataaaacaataaattaGTGAGAAAGGTATTTTGAGCCCTGAAGGTACAGAGAACAGAGGATCCCACCTAAAGGACTAACACCTCTCTCCCCATCATGTTTCTTATATGCTTCAAATTTTACAGTAACTGTTGTTTCAATCTCACTCTTAAAGCTATTAATATTAttccaatatactgtatattatacatttacCCTATGCCAGTGATAATTTTGCAGATCTGATTGATATTCAACAATATGTTTTAAACATTCAGTGGACAATGTGTTCTATACATACTGTaacattacaaatattttattcaaataacgGGTATATTAATGTACCAGCATATAGAAAAGACACTATTTaagatgttattttattttaagcatATTTCATTATTATGTTTATAATGAAGGTTAATTTCATGGTAAATGGGGTATGCTGAGACTAATGTTTTcactataaaatgtatgtaatgtaacaaaaccCATTAAGTTTAACAAAGAATGATATCCctacagttaaaaaaaagtctgcatacccttagttcttaatactgtgtattgccccctttgcATCAATGACAGGGTGCAGTctattgtaatagttgtctatgaggccccgaattcttgccggtggtatagctgcccattgatcttggcaaaatgcctccaggtcatgcaaagtctttggtcatcttgcatgaaccgaaCGTTTGACATCTCCTCAGAATGGTGAGGAGACAGtgatggtcactccagaaccttcacctttttctgctgtaaccaggtcttttgacagttcattcctgctccctatggctcagtatctagcctgctagatccaagtgagagctaacaaactcattgactatttatacacagacactaattgcaatttaaaaagccaaaggTGTGGGacattaacctttaattgctattttaacctgtgtgtgtcaccttgtgtgtctgtaacaaggccaaacattcaaggctatgtgaacttttgatcagggccaggATTTAAACAGgggccaaacaactatgtgataataaatggcttcatatgatcactatcctcaaataaaagaccgttttttttgcatgaccaGTCAATATTTTCAAATTCAATGCCAAAACTTCACAatatctgccagggtatgcaaacttatgagcacaactgtagcagACAGATCCAACAAAGAATTCAGTGACATAGGCTATtagctaaaatgtatgttttcagtCCTTGTTAACAACCTGATACACACAGTTATATCTCAGGGCCACAAACTAGAATAGTATCTAGTTCAAGTAGTAAAATAATTAGCTatccagcaacatgttttaccAGATAACTGACAAAATCTGTGAGAATGATGCAGAATGCAAGCTGTGTTCCGCAATGTATTGACAGTAATTACATGGATAACTACGCATCATAACTAGTCTTTTTTATAGGCCGCTTATGTAGTACCTCATGCTACATCTCAAAGTATTCATTACCCAATCAAATCACACAATTTACAGACAAGGTCATGTTGACCAATCAAAAATGCACAGGTGTATGCAAAATAAATGGTGgtaattttccaataaattgCGATCTTCATTTATAAGCAAAGTTTAAATTGGGATCTGGGAAGTGGGGTAGTCCTAATTTTGTCTGACGGTGGTATCTAACCTGATCACAGGGTTATTTGTTAAAGTGGTTTGGGTGAAAATAATGCCAGTTGTATCTAAAATGTGCAACCAGTGGAAGTACGGGAGCTCAGCTCCCCCCaattttttagattagattcaactttattttcattaaacagtatgagtacagtacaaagaaagGTAATTAGCATCTAagcagaagtgcaaatagaaagCAGGAAAtatacaggtattaagtattgtgtatgttacaagtggaatatatagatgtgcaatgaaggcaaatactgTGCAAacggcaattctaaatgagcaatgaaggcaaacgGGGAGGGCAAAAAATGTGCGAGTATTAGGTACAATGCAATTGAGCAAATTGGAGGTgagtatgtgcaactgaaatgcacgGATAGCAGCATtaaggttcccaaggtagacacatacatgtaacaactgaaaacttacTTACTTATAGAatccagtagtacaagggagtagtgcaacatggtccctgagaggcagtactaagcagtgtgggtgtggttagtgatgggtcacagagttcagcagggttaaaATGGATGGAAAGATATTCTTCCTGAGTTTGCTGGTGTGGGAATGAAAAGActtgtactgcctgcctgatggtaggagggcaaacagtacGTGTCTCATCAGTTCCTGCTGGCTCCTGCCCAATTGTACCCCtcactataaaaaataaatgttatcttACGGTAATTTACTTTAAAttgaatgtaattttctggatttcacaatgacagtatttattttatttttattatacataAAACCTTCATTTAATATTTGTCCTGTAAAATAACCGGAAAAGTCAGTTATGAGGAAACACAAGAATTAGTTTTTCCACAGATTTTGATTCgctgtttacaaaaataaactgtataaatagagttttttttatcccagcatgctttgtggctgttgattttgttaatgtttttgttagtGGTAATTGATAAGAAGGTGACAGAGCTTTTGTGCAATCTTGttatttatgtacagtgttaacctttggaatgtttttggggattatgatcgtgtttgtgtgccaaccatagaaatgaaaatgtttctgtttgatTTGCTTTACTGCTTTATAAACTATTATGTGACTTTAGACAAAGCAGAACACTGACTCTTGCATTTCTCTGCCAACCCCTTGTCTGGTAGATGTTGGTACATTGCCAAAATAGTAATTACTgatgtataaataaaattaacttgaaatatgaatttttttaattgcaataGATGACAGCAACAAAAGGCAGAATTTGGGTAAGAAAATTCATTCTTGCTGTGAAATTACAGGAATATACTTTATTTGAAGTACATTGTCATATTTCTacagattaatatttttttaccatataaatatttatatgtatattaatattgtaattttgTAATCTGTTTTTAACTGTTTTCTTCTGGTGTCCAAGCTCCCAGAAATGTGCTGTAAATCTACAGATATTTTTCTACAGTGCTGTTTACATAAGGGACTTCAAGTAAGCAGAGCCTAGCACATCTCAAGAGGTTTTAATGCAGTTTTCGTAAATTTTGGGATTTTgagcataaaaaaatattattaagacataaatacataaacctggaaaataataataatgcatatatatttttattttggctttTCAAAACCCACTTTGCTAGATGATCACAGGGTAAGCACTGAATATCCTAGCCTGACTGCACATCATTTACTTGTCGTACTTTGGTTATCAAGCCACAATGCATCGAAGTAAATGCAGCATACATTTAGTTTTCCCTCATGACATGCACTGAACATAACAGTCCTCTGGAGAGTTTGTCTTCCAAATGAAACAGCCAACATTTTTGATGTACAAACGTAAGAGTAATTTGGCAGTTCTGGAAGGACTTTGTGTCCATGGAGGCCATCTCATGCACCCTGGAATTATAAGGACACAGGTTGCTTATAAAATAATCAGCAGACAGTGTAATAAGTAGCATGGAATATCTATCTGATGCTCAATACTGTCTAGgggttttacattgttttatagaAGGACACTGGTATTGACTCATACAGtgcttaaaatgtattttcctcatTTAAATAGAGTGGCACGTGCTCATCTGTTGCTGTTAAATTGGATTTCCAAAACAGGCAGAAACCTACCAAACCCCAATTGATTCCGTTCTGCTTTCCCCTGAATATTTGATCTGCATCATTCATGAAGTCCTGTGCAGTAGATTAGGCCCAGAAAATATGTTTCCTTTTCAGGTAAGGTAATCTTTATAGAATAGGTCCAGCCTTAGTACCTCTCATTTCTAGGTCTGCTTTTCTTTAGCCCTGCAACCTAACAGATGTATTTTCGTTCATCTCCAGTTATGTACCTCCAGTCTCTCTGGTCTGCTCTCCACTGTGGGGCCCATGGTGGACAGACCGTTGGTCCAAAGACCTGGGGGAGACATTTGTGTCCCTTTTCCTACAACACCAGCACATGGCAAGGTCTGCCCGAAACGAGGGTGTGTAGAAGCCATAAATAACCGGGTCACAACATGTGTTCAGGTtgccaaaaacaaacaatgcatgGTGGATATATTCAGGTGTGAGATGCAGCATCTCCGGCTGGAACCAGTACCAGATACCCAGGAGGTAGTAGGGCGTCCAGCAGACCACGAATGACATCACAATGATGATGGTCATCTTTAGAGTCTTCATTCGGGCCTTAGGGATCATGTCTGTACCACTGCGTCTCAGGCAGGACTCGCCAGCTGGAAAAGTATGACGCTGGTTAGTAGCAACCTAAAATCAAAAAAGCTGGTGCTCTGCTAAACATTGTCAGTATGTAATTACTACTAAAACAGCATGCACGGCTGTTACCAGTTTAACCATGCATGTATTGTGGTTGCGAGATTGGGACAGCTAGCTTGTACCTTTGTTCCTGTGGAGTTGCTGATTGATCTCgatgagaatgtgtgtgtagcAGTAGCTCATGACCAGCAGGGGGAATACATAGAGTGTGACAAAGTAGAACATGTTGTAGACGGTCTCCTGCCATCGCTCTTTAAAACTGCCATGGGTCACACACTGGGTGAAGTCTACTCCCTCGACTTTTATGGCCCGGAAGATGAACAGCTGAGGAACAGGAAGTCAGTGAATAATAACAATCTACCTGGATTATTTTCTCACCATAATTCAAGGTAATATGCTCAATTCATCTATATTGTATCTTCTAATGAGGTACGTGTATGAGTCGCACTGCAGTCCGAATGCAAGACACTACCCTGTTTCTCATTAGAGCAACTGTTTTCAGCGATCTATCCATAACAACAAATGTTTGAGAACAAACATGTGAACAGGTCAGTGTGTAATGGCTATGATTCCACATTGTTGTCCAATGAGGAATCAGAATTAGCTAATATGTTTATGTTAGACATCCACTTCTGAAACTAATTTACTAAGTTTACTAACATGTATTTCAGATAGGCTAGCTAacctgttttattaaaaaaggcTGAAATGACTCAAATCCTTCTGCAAGCTACTGTAGCGAGGCAACTCAGCAAAATGTTTATTGGGATGAGGGAATGTTGGACTAGTCTTTTAACAACATTTATAGATGTATATTTTGTGTTCACTTCTGGTTACagattttgtagtttttttgttaGGGTCAGGGGACTAAGAGTTGGCATATTGATActtttgtatcaaatactacTTCAAAGAGTGATGAGTTATATTGATATTTAACCAGTAAAGATACCATTATTATTAAAGGCATGAAAACATATTTACTAATGATGTACGTTTTGGGAAATCTTTAAATATGTGATAAGTAGATGAAACAGTCGTTATCCGTTTTTCGAAAACATTCTAAATGTTACATTCATACATAACATAAATATTACCttcatatataatataaatattacactcatatacagctccagaaaaaattaagagaccactgcacctttttctttcctttccaaaaaagttgaaaaggaacggttttgagtgaggaaccgaagggttaaaattaagagaccactgcaaattgaacgcttctgttcctcactcaaaaccttccttttcaacttttttggaaaggaaagaaaaaagtgcagtggtctcttaatttcttctggaggtgtatatataaatattataagcCTATTACTAACTGTAaccctatatattttttaaccatttaaCAATTTTGATAAGTGTTGTTATTGTTGGGGTAAATATAGTTTGCTTTTAAAGTAAAGGCTGTATTAGTGGCTAAATGAGAAACTGAATGTCTGAGTCATGCTTGCAGTCTTTTCTATTCAATTAATGCAGTGGTCAGTAAAAACCAGCTGATCAAACTTTTACTGAACGCTTATCACAAAGTGGATCCACATCATAGACTTtatttttgagggggaaaagGAGCTGAAGTGtctttcaattatttatttgtagacaTGCAGTACAAGTCAAAAGTTTACCCATACACTTACCCATGCACTGTATTTCAACTTAACTGTAAATACTCAATTATTTTATGGTTTACATCTTTATAAATTGATGCTTTATCATAGCATCCTGGCCATCATCTCTAGCTTCCAATTAGCTGATTCATCCCCTCTATTTCTTCCTAATAATGTGTTACCTACTGATACTAAATGTATATAACCAATAATTTATGTAAGTTGCACTGGAAATgtcagtgataaaaaaaaaaatgcagcttacattttttttaccatcTGCTGATGTAGCACTTTACTACTTCTCAGTAATATAATCAACATTTGCACTCCAGGTGGCACAATATCAAATTATTTCAGTATGCCAGGAATTTTAGATTTCTCCTTGAAAAGCCCCTGACTGAAATGCTAATCTTTCTATCATT contains the following coding sequences:
- the LOC105031062 gene encoding gonadotropin-releasing hormone II receptor-like isoform X2, producing the protein MSANLSILRPPLVGATGSMTPPFSNISQFPPLIDWEVPTFTRAAQFRVGAIFILFIFAACSNLALLVSVCRGRGRRLASHLRPLIVSLATADLMMTFVVMPLDAIWNIMVQWYGGDSMCKLLCFLKLFAMHSSAFILVVISLDRHHAILHPLDSLSSHHRNRRMLGLAWGLSVLLALPQLFIFRAIKVEGVDFTQCVTHGSFKERWQETVYNMFYFVTLYVFPLLVMSYCYTHILIEINQQLHRNKAGESCLRRSGTDMIPKARMKTLKMTIIIVMSFVVCWTPYYLLGIWYWFQPEMLHLTPEYIHHALFVFGNLNTCCDPVIYGFYTPSFRADLAMCWCCRKRDTNVSPRSLDQRSVHHGPHSGEQTRETGGT